Genomic DNA from bacterium:
AACGCAAGGGCGTCATCCAAAGCCGCAGGTGGTTGCGCTGATGGATCGAGCGCCGCGGCTTTTGGAAGGCGATGTCCTGGTGGCGGTCGAAAAGATAGAGCTTGCTCATCGGCGCGTTGACGTAGGGGCTGTGGAAGAGCAGCGACTTGACGGACTTCAAGGAGGAATGTTTGTCCTGGACCGCGGTTTCCCGCCAACCCTGGCGGACGAAGGCCGTCAGGAGGTCGTCGAGATCGCCGACCACGACCAAGTTGACGGCGTCGCCGTCGTGAACCTCGCTGCCTTTTTTGGCAGTGCAGCAAGGATAAGCCTCCAAAGACTGGCGGAGCTCCTCCAAGGAGACGTCGCGGAAATCGGAGGGCTGGTAGAGGGCATCGAAGTCGACTTCCTGATAATCGGCCGACAGCCCCGGCACCGGAACGATGAAGGGGAAGCGCTTCAATTCGCCCTGGCTGAGCAAGTCGACGCTGAACTCCTTGGAGCCGAAATCGACGTTGGTGTAAACGAAGCCCTCCTTGGTTTCGCCGGGCCCGATGTTGTATTTCATCTGCTGGGCCTCGAAAAACTCGTTCATTTGCAGCTGAGTTTCCCCGCTATGGCCGGTCCGATGGCGGTAGGCCACCTCGTTGGGCGAGTAATAATTGGGGTCGATGCTGATCGGCATCAGCCAATAAGACCGGTTTTCCTTGTTGTGGACCTTAAGGTAGACCGCCTGAACGTGCTTCTTCTCGAGGTTGATCCCGAAGTAATCCTTGCTCTCCTTCTTGCCCAAGACCGTCGCCGAAACCTCCAAGCCGCCCTGGGTTTGGGTTTTCATCCGCTGGAGGAATTCGGCGCTGCTCGAAGGGTTGGGCTTGAATTTGACGCAAGCGCCGGTGCCCAGCCAAAGCAGGGTCAACGAGAGGCAGAAAACGGTTGGCCGAAAGCGCGCTCGTGGTTTCATGGAGATGAAACCGGATCATGCTATTTTCGATGGGTTTTGCGAAGCAAATTTATTCGGCGTTTCGAGCGATAAAAAGACACCGCCGCGCTCGCTCGGGCGGCGGTGCCTTACCCTCGATGCCAAACGGTCTTAGAACTTATCCCGTTGCGAGATTCCTTGGATCGCCTCGAAGCCTCCGCCCTGCGGGTAGCCCTCCGGGCAAGGATAGGAGATGTATTTGAACTCCTCGAAAAGCCGGGAAGGCATGACCTGGAAGCAGTGCCAATGGGGACCGCCATGCTCGGCGTCATGGAAAGACTCGAGCTTGATGTCGCCGACGCAGACGTTGGTCCCGCCGATGTTCTTCAGGCCCATCGAGTACTCGCCGACGAAGGGGACTTCGACTTCGGAGATGCCGCCGATGACGTCGGTGGTGAAGCCACGGACCTCGCCTTGGCCATTAGGCAGGACCTTGTAAACCGCCTTACCGGCGGCCAGCACCGGCAAGGAATCGCCGGTGGTGATCGGAAACGGGACTCCCGGAATTAACGAGAGATAGCCGGTGGCGTTGATGTTCCACTCGCCGACCAAGGCCTGTTTGTTGCACGCGTTCAGCACGGTGGCGTGAAGATTGGGCAGGGCGATCAGGACGCCCAAGGCCGACCCCACCACGATGCGCATGAATGTTTTCATGACGAACCTCCTATTTGAATGATGGGCCGATCATGAAGCCGGCGATGCTGAACTTTAATCCTCGGGAAGTGGGATTTTGTATCCCCTAAACGTCGTAGATTTGCTTGAACCGATGAAACACTTGGCGCATGCTTGGAATTCTAGAGAGGGGCAATGAAAAGCGAAGGCGGCGTTCACCAAAACGTTATCCTCGACGCGGTTTGCGCGGCCGCCGAGTCGGCCAGCCTCAAAGATCTCACGGCGGTGGCCCTGCCCAAGCTGGCGGAGGCTTTCGACGCCACTCTGGCCAGCATCGTCGAAGTGGTGCCGGGCGAAGAGCTCCAGCTCCAGGAATACGTCGCGCCGGGGATGCCCAATCCCTACCCCCAATACTGGCGCGGCGCCTATTATGAGAGCGATCCCTTCGAGGAGCTGCGCCGCCATCGGCGCAAACCCCAGGTCGCGATCATGAGCCAATTGGTCGATCCCAAGAAATACAAGAGCTCCGGCTTTTACAACGAAATCACCAAACCGCTCGAAATCGAGCGGGTCCTCGAGGCCCATCTGGTGATCGGCGATTGCGCGACGCCCGGCACCGTCAGCATCGTCCTCTCGCGGTCGCGGCGCCAGCTCGATTGGAACCGGGATCACGTCGCGGCCTTGAGCCAAATCCTGCCCTCTTTCGCCGCGGTGGTTCGCCGCCAAATGGAAAGCAGCCGATCCTCCGAGCTCTTCGACGAGATCCTGGCTCATTCCGAATCCAAACCCTGCCTGGCGCTGGATCGCCTCGGCCGGCTGCTCTGGACCTCGGCCGCGGCCGAAGCCTTTTGGCGCGAGCATTTCCCCGCCGAAAAGGGCCCGCCCTTTCCCCTGCTCCAAGCCGCGCGCCGGCTTTGCGGCAGTGCCGACCGCCGGGAGGCCCTCGCGCTCAAACCGGAAAAACTTTGGCTGGGCGAAGCCCCCGGTTTCGGACCCGAGGCCGAGCTTCGCTTGCTGCGTTGGCGCGGCGGCGGCGAGCCCTATGTCCTGGTCCAATTGAGCTCGCGGAACCGCGGCACCGGCCTCGCTCAAACCGGCCTCGCCGACTCCGAAAAATTGCGCAGCCTCTATTCCCTGACCCAGCGCGAGATAGAGGTCTTGGGCGGCCTGGTTCAGGGCCAAAGCAATGCCCAGATCGCGAAGAGCCTCTTCATCTCACCCGAAACCATCCGCACTCATCTCCAACACATCTTCGAAAAGCTGGGCGTCCAGAATCGGGTCCAGGCAGTGGTCAAAATCAATCGTCACTGACCTGAATCGGCGTCGCCCGAAACCAGCGGCCGGAGGGGTGAGGGCCTCAGGGCCCAGGCGTTGGTGAAGAAGCCGTTCAAACGACGAGCGTTGGATCGAGGCCCGGATCGGGCAAGATTTTCCGGAGGGAAGAGACGACGCTGCGGTGATTCATGCCCGCTTCATAGGCAATTCGCCAAGGATCTCTTATCCACCGAAAATGGGATTTTTCTTCGATCTCTCATTGACAGGCTTTCGAGATCAATTGCACAATATTTTGTACTAACATAAATGGGGGCAGGGGTTGGTACGGTTCGGTTTCTTCTTTTAAGAAATACCACTCATCCTGGTTTCCGCTGTTGAACAAAGGAGTAACTATGTTCCAGCTTCCAAAAAAAGCAGGGCTTTTTCTGTTGGGGCTTTGCCTCGGATGGATGGCATCCGCGCCGGCCTTCGCCGGCGGCATCAAGCCTTGGACCCAAATCACCGACGTATCGCAAAGATTCGTGGTGCTTACCGATTTCGGCGGCGACACGGTCTTGGACCGCTCGACCGGCCTCCTTTGGGACCGCAGTCCCGAGGGCGGAAACTATTCCTGGTACGGCGCCCACCGGCGCTGCATTTTCGTCGGCAACGGGACCAGCAACGAGCTGGGCTGGCGGCTGCCCAAAGTCGAGGAGCTCCACTCCTTGATGTACGTCACCGGCTCCAACCCCGGCGGCCTCGCCTCGGCCTTGCCCGCCGGCCATCCCTTCAATTTGTCCGGCATCGCCGCCGGGACCCGTTTTTGGACCGCGACCAGCTACCAAGCCGAAAACAATGACGTCACTGAAGCTTGGACCGCCAACCCCGCCGGCAATTTCGGCAGCGATCTCAAGACCGAAGGCAACGGCGTTTGGTGCGTTCGCGGCGGCGCCAATTAACCTTCATTAAAGAAATGGAGGTGAATTGTGCGGCGGCCAATCCATCAACCTATCGTTTTGTTCTGGGTCCTATTGCTATTCGGGATCCTCGGCCTGGGTCTCGGCCCGGTGCCGGCCCAAGCTCAAATCTGCGGCGATGACATTTGCGACTCCAGCGCCGAAGACACCCAAACTTGCCCGGCCGATTGCGGTTTTTGCGGCGACGCGATCTGCGAAATCTGCAATGAAGCCGGCGACAGTTGCTCCGATTGCTATTGCGGCGACTACGTTTGCGACGCCTCCGAAAACGAAGCCACTTGCCCCGAGGACTGCTTCGAGCCCTATTGCGGCGACGCGATCTGCGACTTGGGCGAGGCCTGCCTGGCCGACTGCGGCAGCGAAGTCCCGATCTGCGGCGGCCTCGGCGAATGCGGCAATGGCGAGCTCGAGGGCGACGAGGAATGCGACGACGGCAATAGCAGCGACGGCGATTGCTGCGACGCCGAATGTCAGCTCGAGCCCGACGGCAGCTCCTGCGGCGACGGCGACGCTTGCAACGGCGGCGAAAGCTGTCAGGAAGGGCTTTGCCAGCCGGGAAACCCGGTCGATTGCGACGACGGCAATGCCTGCAACGGTGCCGAAACCTGCAATCCGGCCGACGGGTCTTGCAGCCCCGGCAGCCCGGTGAGCTGCGACGACGGCAACGCTTGCAACGGTGCCGAAACTTGCAATCCGGCCGACGGGTCTTGCAGCCCCGGCAGCCCGGTGACCTGCAGCGACGGCAATGCCTGCAACGGAACCGAAACTTGCAATCCGAGCAACGGCCAATGCCTCCCCGGCACGCCGGTCAGCTGCGGCGACGGCAATGCCTGCAACGGCGCCGAAACCTGCAATCCGGTTTCCGGCGCCTGCGAGGCCGGGACTCCGATCCAATGCAGTGACGGTGACGTCTGCAACGGTGCCGAAACTTGCAATCCCGGCACCGGCGCCTGCCAAGGTGGAACTCCGCTCAACTGCCAAGACGGCGACGCTTGCAACGGCGTGGAAACCTGCCTGCCCGCTCTGGGCTGCCAGTCGGGAGCTCCGCTCGAATGCGACGACGGCGACCCCTGCACCGCCGATTCCTGCGACGGCCTGAGCGGCTGCGGCCACAACCCCCTGCCCGACGGCGACGGTGACGGAACTTGCGACGCGACCGACGATTGCCCGAACGATCCGGCCAACGACGCCGACGCCGACGGAGCTTGCGCCGACGCCGACAACTGTCCCGAGGACTTCAATCCCGATCAGGCCGATGAGGACGAGGACGGCATCGGCGACGCCTGCGACGAGCCGGCCACCGATCCCTGCGACTGCTGCGCCGACACCCAAATTACGGCCAAGCTCTTTTACAAGCCGCTGAATTGGGAAGTCGGTGAATTCTGCGGCTGCCGGAAGGTGAAATTCCCCCTCCCGGCCCAGATCCCGGTGGTCGAGGGCAATGCCGGC
This window encodes:
- a CDS encoding LssY C-terminal domain-containing protein, which produces MKPRARFRPTVFCLSLTLLWLGTGACVKFKPNPSSSAEFLQRMKTQTQGGLEVSATVLGKKESKDYFGINLEKKHVQAVYLKVHNKENRSYWLMPISIDPNYYSPNEVAYRHRTGHSGETQLQMNEFFEAQQMKYNIGPGETKEGFVYTNVDFGSKEFSVDLLSQGELKRFPFIVPVPGLSADYQEVDFDALYQPSDFRDVSLEELRQSLEAYPCCTAKKGSEVHDGDAVNLVVVGDLDDLLTAFVRQGWRETAVQDKHSSLKSVKSLLFHSPYVNAPMSKLYLFDRHQDIAFQKPRRSIHQRNHLRLWMTPLRYEGKHVWIGTVSRDIGIRFTPKAFLFITHKIDSDIDEARDFLLQDMMIGDAVGYVGLVKGVGEFPVEAPHKNLMGDSWYTDGLRAVMVITDGPTPLLSTQPLPWETPMGRSSIRLDALVKDSAPAKGKKSPRP
- a CDS encoding LuxR C-terminal-related transcriptional regulator — translated: MKSEGGVHQNVILDAVCAAAESASLKDLTAVALPKLAEAFDATLASIVEVVPGEELQLQEYVAPGMPNPYPQYWRGAYYESDPFEELRRHRRKPQVAIMSQLVDPKKYKSSGFYNEITKPLEIERVLEAHLVIGDCATPGTVSIVLSRSRRQLDWNRDHVAALSQILPSFAAVVRRQMESSRSSELFDEILAHSESKPCLALDRLGRLLWTSAAAEAFWREHFPAEKGPPFPLLQAARRLCGSADRREALALKPEKLWLGEAPGFGPEAELRLLRWRGGGEPYVLVQLSSRNRGTGLAQTGLADSEKLRSLYSLTQREIEVLGGLVQGQSNAQIAKSLFISPETIRTHLQHIFEKLGVQNRVQAVVKINRH
- a CDS encoding DUF1566 domain-containing protein, which encodes MFQLPKKAGLFLLGLCLGWMASAPAFAGGIKPWTQITDVSQRFVVLTDFGGDTVLDRSTGLLWDRSPEGGNYSWYGAHRRCIFVGNGTSNELGWRLPKVEELHSLMYVTGSNPGGLASALPAGHPFNLSGIAAGTRFWTATSYQAENNDVTEAWTANPAGNFGSDLKTEGNGVWCVRGGAN